One segment of Odocoileus virginianus isolate 20LAN1187 ecotype Illinois chromosome 32, Ovbor_1.2, whole genome shotgun sequence DNA contains the following:
- the CLDN23 gene encoding claudin-23: MQTPVVMTLGMVLAPCGLLLTLTSTLTPGWRLVKGFLDQPVDLVLYQGLWDMCREQSSRERQCGQRDDLGYFAAEPVRVARGLTVTSLAVTGLGLLLATLGVRCWRDEPHFALAGLSGVVLFTAGLLNLIPVSWYNHFLADRTVLPAQASPVTVQVGYSLVLGYLGSCLLLLGGFSLALSFAPWCAERCDSCRKAPPSSARRSSISTVYIDGPEPALTPAIKYYSDGQHRPRPDQLGAASPRKAGFPMPRPPPRAYSNPVDVLDGEKAPNSEPGGSSLSTRPCGSALPCDSDL, encoded by the coding sequence ATGCAGACGCCGGTGGTGATGACGCTGGGCATGGTGCTCGCGCCCTGTGGGCTGTTACTCACCCTGACCAGCACGCTGACGCCCGGCTGGAGGCTGGTGAAGGGCTTCCTCGACCAGCCAGTGGACCTGGTGCTGTACCAGGGACTGTGGGACATGTGCCGCGAGCAGAGCAGTCGCGAGCGCCAGTGCGGCCAGCGGGACGACCTGGGCTACTTCGCCGCCGAGCCGGTGCGCGTGGCGCGGGGACTGACAGTCACTTCGTTGGCCGTCACgggcctggggctgctgctggcGACGCTCGGCGTGCGCTGCTGGAGGGACGAGCCCCACTTCGCGCTGGCCGGCCTCTCCGGCGTCGTGCTCTTCACCGCGGGCCTCTTGAACCTCATCCCAGTCTCCTGGTACAACCACTTCTTGGCGGATCGCACCGTCCTGCCGGCCCAGGCCAGCCCGGTCACGGTGCAGGTCGGCTACAGCCTGGTGCTGGGCTACCTGGGcagctgcctgctgctgctgggcgGCTTCTCGCTGGCGCTCAGCTTCGCGCCCTGGTGCGCTGAGCGCTGTGACAGCTGCCGCAAGGCGCCCCCCAGCAGCGCGCGCCGCAGCAGCATCAGCACCGTGTACATCGACGGGCCGGAGCCGGCACTCACGCCGGCCATCAAGTACTACAGTGACGGCCAGCACCGGCCGCGGCCTGATCAGCTGGGCGCCGCCAGCCCGCGCAAGGCCGGCTTCCCGATGCCCCGGCCCCCACCTAGAGCCTACAGCAACCCGGTGGACGTGCTCGACGGAGAGAAGGCTCCAAACTCCGAACCCGGCGGGTCTTCCCTCAGCACTCGGCCCTGCGGCAGCGCACTGCCCTGCGACTCGGATTTGTAG